In the Perca flavescens isolate YP-PL-M2 chromosome 20, PFLA_1.0, whole genome shotgun sequence genome, one interval contains:
- the bag5 gene encoding BAG family molecular chaperone regulator 5 isoform X2 translates to MAVRWLCSLFGKPFDGGKRMDHGGPQQQQHPMEQQQQPYHPQHPAMMRLYEVQKEVASLGPQVCTFSGLQNDRDYKRLERELTRLLLEVDQVDTEGKAELQGARKRAAQEVEGLLRYLEENATHPSRMAIEELSNEARQLVDDRVVAPQRSGGAAEINDELVDALQEIVLRLTQVKTEGRVPLRKARYRALTRMCAVQDVIEGRTQQQTLSLPLSGDTHEAVHRINQVMVKVSVARSQLVALLMGLSGRDSCTHLSRILTEMQVELDALDVSGNAAIRNYRKQVVEEINGLLKHLDLEVEGDDTRRYDLGQNNSIREIEAVRAHVSHLRDGVLRHCIMGDLSFRPKAELQSLLTHLDQVDTGRNPCIREARRRTVVEVQAIITFLDLREALARRQPGPSEHPSHRAVWLVLGSLSDLQAQALGFDGKRLDKSYMMLEELLTKQLLALDAVDPQGDETTKMARKQAVKFAQNILNYLDMKTDEWEY, encoded by the exons CCTGTTTGGGAAGCCCTTTGATGGTGGGAAGAGGATGGACCATGGCggcccacagcagcagcaacatcccatggagcagcagcagcagccgtaCCACCCGCAGCATCCCGCCATGATGCGGCTGTACGAGGTGCAGAAGGAGGTGGCGTCCCTGGGCCCTCAGGTCTGCACCTTCAGCGGCCTGCAAAACGACCGCGACTACAAGCGGCTGGAGCGCGAGCTGACGCGGCTGCTGCTGGAGGTGGACCAGGTGGACACGGAGGGCAAGGCGGAGCTGCAGGGGGCGCGCAAGAGGGCGGCCCAGGAGGTGGAGGGCCTCCTGCGCTACCTGGAGGAGAACGCCACCCATCCGTCCCGCATGGCCATCGAGGAGTTGAGCAACGAGGCGCGGCAGCTGGTGGACGACCGCGTGGTGGCGCCCCAGCGCTCGGGCGGCGCGGCGGAGATCAACGACGAGCTGGTCGACGCCCTGCAGGAGATCGTGCTGCGGCTGACCCAAGTCAAGACCGAGGGGCGGGTGCCGCTCCGCAAGGCGCGCTACCGGGCGCTGACCCGCATGTGCGCCGTGCAGGACGTGATCGAAGGGCGCACGCAGCAGCAGACCCTCTCCCTGCCGCTGTCGGGGGACACCCACGAGGCCGTGCACCGCATCAACCAGGTGATGGTGAAGGTGAGCGTGGCGCGCAGTCAGCTGGTGGCCCTGCTGATGGGCCTGAGCGGCCGGGACAGCTGCACCCACCTGTCCCGAATCCTCACCGAGATGCAGGTGGAGCTGGACGCTCTGGATGTTTCCGGGAACGCGGCCATCCGCAACTACAGGAAACAGGTGGTGGAGGAGATTAACGGGCTGCTTAAACATCTGGATCTGGAGGTGGAAGGAGACGACACGCGCAG GTACGACTTGGGGCAGAACAACTCCATCCGGGAGATCGAGGCGGTGCGAGCTCACGTCTCCCACCTGCGAGACGGTGTCCTGCGGCACTGCATCATGGGGGATCTGAGCTTCAGGCCCAAGGCCGAGCTGCAGAGCCTGCTCACTCACCTGGACCAGGTTGACACGGGCAGAAACCCGTGCATCCGGGAGGCCCGCCGGCGCACCGTGGTGGAGGTCCAGGCCATCATCACCTTCCTGGACCTGCGCGAGGCTCTGGCCCGCCGCCAGCCGGGCCCCAGCGAACACCCGTCGCACCGGGCCGTGTGGCTGGTCCTGGGCAGCCTCTCGGACCTCCAGGCCCAGGCGCTGGGCTTCGATGGCAAGCGACTCGACAAGAGCTACATGATGCTCGAGGAGCTGCTGACCAAACAGCTGCTGGCGCTGGACGCCGTGGACCCGCAGGGCGACGAGACCACCAAGATGGCGCGGAAGCAGGCCGTGAAGTTTGCCCAGAACATTCTCAACTACCTGGACATGAAGACGGACGAGTGGGAGTATTGA
- the bag5 gene encoding BAG family molecular chaperone regulator 5 isoform X1, with protein MCAHVFGVLKSLFGKPFDGGKRMDHGGPQQQQHPMEQQQQPYHPQHPAMMRLYEVQKEVASLGPQVCTFSGLQNDRDYKRLERELTRLLLEVDQVDTEGKAELQGARKRAAQEVEGLLRYLEENATHPSRMAIEELSNEARQLVDDRVVAPQRSGGAAEINDELVDALQEIVLRLTQVKTEGRVPLRKARYRALTRMCAVQDVIEGRTQQQTLSLPLSGDTHEAVHRINQVMVKVSVARSQLVALLMGLSGRDSCTHLSRILTEMQVELDALDVSGNAAIRNYRKQVVEEINGLLKHLDLEVEGDDTRRYDLGQNNSIREIEAVRAHVSHLRDGVLRHCIMGDLSFRPKAELQSLLTHLDQVDTGRNPCIREARRRTVVEVQAIITFLDLREALARRQPGPSEHPSHRAVWLVLGSLSDLQAQALGFDGKRLDKSYMMLEELLTKQLLALDAVDPQGDETTKMARKQAVKFAQNILNYLDMKTDEWEY; from the exons CCTGTTTGGGAAGCCCTTTGATGGTGGGAAGAGGATGGACCATGGCggcccacagcagcagcaacatcccatggagcagcagcagcagccgtaCCACCCGCAGCATCCCGCCATGATGCGGCTGTACGAGGTGCAGAAGGAGGTGGCGTCCCTGGGCCCTCAGGTCTGCACCTTCAGCGGCCTGCAAAACGACCGCGACTACAAGCGGCTGGAGCGCGAGCTGACGCGGCTGCTGCTGGAGGTGGACCAGGTGGACACGGAGGGCAAGGCGGAGCTGCAGGGGGCGCGCAAGAGGGCGGCCCAGGAGGTGGAGGGCCTCCTGCGCTACCTGGAGGAGAACGCCACCCATCCGTCCCGCATGGCCATCGAGGAGTTGAGCAACGAGGCGCGGCAGCTGGTGGACGACCGCGTGGTGGCGCCCCAGCGCTCGGGCGGCGCGGCGGAGATCAACGACGAGCTGGTCGACGCCCTGCAGGAGATCGTGCTGCGGCTGACCCAAGTCAAGACCGAGGGGCGGGTGCCGCTCCGCAAGGCGCGCTACCGGGCGCTGACCCGCATGTGCGCCGTGCAGGACGTGATCGAAGGGCGCACGCAGCAGCAGACCCTCTCCCTGCCGCTGTCGGGGGACACCCACGAGGCCGTGCACCGCATCAACCAGGTGATGGTGAAGGTGAGCGTGGCGCGCAGTCAGCTGGTGGCCCTGCTGATGGGCCTGAGCGGCCGGGACAGCTGCACCCACCTGTCCCGAATCCTCACCGAGATGCAGGTGGAGCTGGACGCTCTGGATGTTTCCGGGAACGCGGCCATCCGCAACTACAGGAAACAGGTGGTGGAGGAGATTAACGGGCTGCTTAAACATCTGGATCTGGAGGTGGAAGGAGACGACACGCGCAG GTACGACTTGGGGCAGAACAACTCCATCCGGGAGATCGAGGCGGTGCGAGCTCACGTCTCCCACCTGCGAGACGGTGTCCTGCGGCACTGCATCATGGGGGATCTGAGCTTCAGGCCCAAGGCCGAGCTGCAGAGCCTGCTCACTCACCTGGACCAGGTTGACACGGGCAGAAACCCGTGCATCCGGGAGGCCCGCCGGCGCACCGTGGTGGAGGTCCAGGCCATCATCACCTTCCTGGACCTGCGCGAGGCTCTGGCCCGCCGCCAGCCGGGCCCCAGCGAACACCCGTCGCACCGGGCCGTGTGGCTGGTCCTGGGCAGCCTCTCGGACCTCCAGGCCCAGGCGCTGGGCTTCGATGGCAAGCGACTCGACAAGAGCTACATGATGCTCGAGGAGCTGCTGACCAAACAGCTGCTGGCGCTGGACGCCGTGGACCCGCAGGGCGACGAGACCACCAAGATGGCGCGGAAGCAGGCCGTGAAGTTTGCCCAGAACATTCTCAACTACCTGGACATGAAGACGGACGAGTGGGAGTATTGA
- the bag5 gene encoding BAG family molecular chaperone regulator 5 isoform X3 has protein sequence MDHGGPQQQQHPMEQQQQPYHPQHPAMMRLYEVQKEVASLGPQVCTFSGLQNDRDYKRLERELTRLLLEVDQVDTEGKAELQGARKRAAQEVEGLLRYLEENATHPSRMAIEELSNEARQLVDDRVVAPQRSGGAAEINDELVDALQEIVLRLTQVKTEGRVPLRKARYRALTRMCAVQDVIEGRTQQQTLSLPLSGDTHEAVHRINQVMVKVSVARSQLVALLMGLSGRDSCTHLSRILTEMQVELDALDVSGNAAIRNYRKQVVEEINGLLKHLDLEVEGDDTRRYDLGQNNSIREIEAVRAHVSHLRDGVLRHCIMGDLSFRPKAELQSLLTHLDQVDTGRNPCIREARRRTVVEVQAIITFLDLREALARRQPGPSEHPSHRAVWLVLGSLSDLQAQALGFDGKRLDKSYMMLEELLTKQLLALDAVDPQGDETTKMARKQAVKFAQNILNYLDMKTDEWEY, from the exons ATGGACCATGGCggcccacagcagcagcaacatcccatggagcagcagcagcagccgtaCCACCCGCAGCATCCCGCCATGATGCGGCTGTACGAGGTGCAGAAGGAGGTGGCGTCCCTGGGCCCTCAGGTCTGCACCTTCAGCGGCCTGCAAAACGACCGCGACTACAAGCGGCTGGAGCGCGAGCTGACGCGGCTGCTGCTGGAGGTGGACCAGGTGGACACGGAGGGCAAGGCGGAGCTGCAGGGGGCGCGCAAGAGGGCGGCCCAGGAGGTGGAGGGCCTCCTGCGCTACCTGGAGGAGAACGCCACCCATCCGTCCCGCATGGCCATCGAGGAGTTGAGCAACGAGGCGCGGCAGCTGGTGGACGACCGCGTGGTGGCGCCCCAGCGCTCGGGCGGCGCGGCGGAGATCAACGACGAGCTGGTCGACGCCCTGCAGGAGATCGTGCTGCGGCTGACCCAAGTCAAGACCGAGGGGCGGGTGCCGCTCCGCAAGGCGCGCTACCGGGCGCTGACCCGCATGTGCGCCGTGCAGGACGTGATCGAAGGGCGCACGCAGCAGCAGACCCTCTCCCTGCCGCTGTCGGGGGACACCCACGAGGCCGTGCACCGCATCAACCAGGTGATGGTGAAGGTGAGCGTGGCGCGCAGTCAGCTGGTGGCCCTGCTGATGGGCCTGAGCGGCCGGGACAGCTGCACCCACCTGTCCCGAATCCTCACCGAGATGCAGGTGGAGCTGGACGCTCTGGATGTTTCCGGGAACGCGGCCATCCGCAACTACAGGAAACAGGTGGTGGAGGAGATTAACGGGCTGCTTAAACATCTGGATCTGGAGGTGGAAGGAGACGACACGCGCAG GTACGACTTGGGGCAGAACAACTCCATCCGGGAGATCGAGGCGGTGCGAGCTCACGTCTCCCACCTGCGAGACGGTGTCCTGCGGCACTGCATCATGGGGGATCTGAGCTTCAGGCCCAAGGCCGAGCTGCAGAGCCTGCTCACTCACCTGGACCAGGTTGACACGGGCAGAAACCCGTGCATCCGGGAGGCCCGCCGGCGCACCGTGGTGGAGGTCCAGGCCATCATCACCTTCCTGGACCTGCGCGAGGCTCTGGCCCGCCGCCAGCCGGGCCCCAGCGAACACCCGTCGCACCGGGCCGTGTGGCTGGTCCTGGGCAGCCTCTCGGACCTCCAGGCCCAGGCGCTGGGCTTCGATGGCAAGCGACTCGACAAGAGCTACATGATGCTCGAGGAGCTGCTGACCAAACAGCTGCTGGCGCTGGACGCCGTGGACCCGCAGGGCGACGAGACCACCAAGATGGCGCGGAAGCAGGCCGTGAAGTTTGCCCAGAACATTCTCAACTACCTGGACATGAAGACGGACGAGTGGGAGTATTGA